GCCAGCGGTCCGCCAGGTTGAGCAACCCCTGCAAGAACGTCGGCACGGGGATCGAGTTGTAGACCTCGGCGCCATCGCGGTAGTGGCTCGCGAACGCGCGCAGCCCGTGCGGGCCCACGCGCAGGCACATCTTCGCGTGCTCGTTCCCGCCCAGGTCGGCCTCGGCAGTTGTCGTAAAACCCTTCGCGCCGGTCGTCGCCTTCGCGAACGCTTTGGCCTTCGGCCCCGCAACCCGCGCGACGGGCGGTACGAAGTTCTTGGCCTTCGAGAAATCCACCCCCTGAATCGTCGCACCGGTCAGGCCGGCGCCGGCGAAGTCCGCGCCGGCCACGTTCGCGCCGGTGAGGTCCGCGCCGCCGAGGGCCGCGTCGCGCAAATCGGCGTTGCGCAGATCCGCGCCCTTGAGCGACGATTCCCGCAGGTCGGCCCGGTGGAGTTTGGCACTTACGAACTTCGCGTCCGTGAATTGTGCCCCGTAGCCCTGAACCCGGGTCAGATCCGCTTTCGAGAAGTCGCCTTTTAGAAATTTCGATCCGGTGAAGTCCGCGTCGCTCAAGTCCGCGGAGCGGAAGTCGCAGCCTGTGAACTGGGATCGGGCGCCGCGGACCCCCGGCATGGTCGCGTCGCGAAAGTCGCACGCCTCGTAGGTCGCACCGTCCGCCCACGTTTGCTTCAGGTCCGCGCCGCGGAAGCTGCACCCCTTCACCTTGCGGAGCGTGGCCGCGTACAGTTTCGCGCGGTCGAATTTCGCCCCGTTGATGGCGTGCGTTGTCGCGAGGTCCGCGTACTCACAGTTGGTGTCGCGAAAATCCGCGCCGCTCAAAACCGCCCAACCGAGCTTCGCACCCGACAAGTGCGTACCGCGGAAGTCGCCGTTGCTCAGGTCGAAGTTACCCCCCGCCGCGTGGAGCAGAGCTTGGAAGGCGCTCCAATATTCGTAAGTCGGCTCGGTTCGCTTGACGGCGGCCACGAATTCGGCCGCAGTGGGTAACACGAACCTCGCGAGCCCGGCCACGTCGAACACCGTGACGCCCGGCACCCGCTTCTCGATCTTCGCGACGTCGCCCGGCGGCTTCCCGCCGCGTCCCTCGCCGTAAACGAGGTACTCGAACGTACCGGTCGCCGGAACGATGGTGCCACCCGCGCTCTTGACCCAAGCGTCCTTGTATTTGTCGAGCATGTAACCGAACTTCCCGACGAACGCGACGGTCTGGCCCGCGAGCGCCCCCGCCGTTCTCGTGTTCGCGACCTTCTTCGCCATGTGAGATCTCGGTTACGCGGAGTAGAAGTCTTCGGGGATGGTGTCCGTGGGGCGCCAGTCGATCTCGCCCGCCTCCATGCCCTTGTACTTGAGGAAGGTCGCGGTCACCACGTCCTTATCCGGTTTATGGCCGTCGGCGGTCCGCCCCATCTTCCGCGCGCCGCCGAGCCACTCCAGTGCCGTAGCCGGGGCGAGGCGCCCCGCCTTCACCAGCCCGACGACGAGCACGAGCAGGTGCTTGCACGGCGACCCGCGCGACACCACGCACTGGATCAGGTTCTGCGTGCAGCACGAATACTTGCCGTCGTTCGCGAGCCGGCAGGCGTACACGCGGCTGCCCGACGACTGGCTGCGCACCACGCCGCACACGAACTCGGGCTGCACGTCCGCGTAGAGCTGGAACTTCTCGCCGCGGAGCATCGTCAGCGCTTTCGCGAGCGCGCCGGAGTCCGAGACGCCCCGCGCGCCGTCGAGGAAGTCGTCCCACTCGGTGCGCGCGGCCGGGATTTTGGGCTGGGTCGCCTTGGTCTTCGCCATTGGTGTCTCACATTGCGTAGAAGTCTTCCGGGACGGTTTCGGTGGGGCGCCAGTCGATCTCGCCGGCCTGCGCGCCCTTGTATTTCAAGAACGAATCGGCGATGTGGTTCTGCACGGTCTTGTTCCAGCGCGGCCCCTTCTTGTTCGCCGCGACGACCCACTTGTCCGCGGTCGCGGGATCGAGTTGCCCGGCCCGCGCGAGGCCGATGAGCAGCACGAGCAGGTGCTTACACGGCTCGTTGGAAAGCCCCATACACGGGGCCATGTCCGCCGTGCCGCACGAGTACGTACCGTCTTCCGTGAGGACGCACGAGTAGACGGTGTCAATGTCCCGCTGACTCCGGACGATCCCGCGCACCATTGTCGGCTCGATCTCGGAGAAGATCTGGTTCCGCTCCTTCTTGAGCATGTCGAGCGTGCGCTTCATGCGCTTCTCGTCGATGTTCGTGTGCAGGCGCGCCATGAGACCGTTAATGTCCTGCGCCGCGGCCTTCTTCCCCTTCCCGACCAAGCGCGGATCGGTGCTCTTCCCCTGCCAGCGCGCCTCGCCCGGGATCACGAACCCGGCGGGCCACTTGGTCGTTTGGTCGAAGGACGCGCCGGCCAGGTTCGCGTCGGTCAGCACGGCGTCCGTGAAGTCGGTGCCGGTGAGGTCGGTTTCGAGCAAGTTGGCGCGCGTCAAATCAGCCTTCACGAACTTCGCCCGAAGAAACCGCCCCTCCCACAAATCGGCCCCAACGAGCTTCGCTTCGCTGAAATCGGCGTCACGCCCGTTGAACCCGCGCAGGTTCGCATCAATTAAATCGGCACCGTGGAAATCACCCGTCAGGAACGATGTACCGACCCAGTTCGCGCCCACGAACTTCGCACCCACGGCCCTCAACTTCGTGGCCGACAATCCGCGGAAATTCACCTCCGCGAGTTCCGCGCCACATAGATCGGCGCTCGTGAGTTTGACGGCCTTCCGCTCGGCCACGGTGAGTTTGTTCCACTTCTTCACCCCGGCCGTACCGCTCTTGAGCACCTCGACCCAATTCACGACAGTTTTGGGCACGGGTTTCTTCGCGGCCGGCTTCTTCGTCGCGGGTGCGGGCTTCGCAGCAGGTTTCTTCTTGGCCATGAGTCACATCGCGTAGAAGTCTTCGGGGATGGTTTCGGTGGGGCGCCAGTCAATTTCGCCCGCCTGAGCGCCTTTATATTTCAAAAGAGTGTCGCTCACCTGATCTACGATGCGCTCGTTCCATTTGTGCTTCTTTCCGCCGGCCGCGACGACGAGCCGATCGGCCGCGCCCGCATCGAGTTCGCCCGCCTTCGTCAACCCGATGAGCAGCACGAGCAGGTGCTTGCACGGCTCCCCGCGGAGCCCCATGCACTCGGTCAGATCGGGCGTGCCGCACGAGTACGTTCCGTCCGCTTCGATCAAACACGAGTACACCAAATCCGGCTCGCGCTGACTGCGGACCACGCCGCGCACCACAGCCGGCTCGATCTCCGAGAACAGTTGGTTCGTGCCGGTCTTCAGCATCTCCACGGTCCGCGTCATGCGGTTCGCGTCGATGACCTTGTTGAGGCGCGCGAGCAACCCGTCGAGGCTCACCGCGACCGCCTCTTCGCCCACGCCGTTGAAGCGCGGGTCCGGGGCATCGGGCGACCACTTCGCGCCGGCCGGGATCTCGAACCCCGCGGGCCATACGGTCGTCTGGTCGAAGACTAGCTCAGCGAACACGGTCCCGGTCAAATTTGCGTCACTAAAATCCGTCCCCGTAATGTCCGCGCCCGTGAGGTCGGCTCCGCTCAGATCGGCCCCCACAAACTTCGCGCCGACCAAGCGCCCGCCCCGGAGCGACACGTGGGGCAACTTCGCGCCGGTGAGGTCCGCGTTGCGGGCACAGAACTTGGTCATCTCCGCGCCGGCGAAGTTCGCCCCGCGCAGATCGGCCTCAATGAACGACCCGCGAGTAAGTGTCGCGTCGGCGAAATCGACCCCGGCGCCCTGAAACTTCAGGACCGACTGCCCACCAAAGTTGATGCCCGCGAGGTCGCACCCGGCGTAGTCGCCGCGCCCGAGCTTCGTCATTTGCCGCGCGGTCTCGGAGCGCTCGTTCCACTGCGCCACGCCCGCGCGCCCGGTTTGCAGCGTCGCGGGCCAGTCGATTTCTAGAGGCGGGGCGACTTTCTTCTTCGTGGCCATGTCGTGTGAATTCTGTTGGTGATTCAGATAACTCAAATCCCTAAAATAATCTTGACAGAATTAACCGGATCAAGATATCACGTGCGTTTTCCGAATCCTGTCGATCCTGTTAACCCTGTCAAAACCCTTCTCTCTTGCTGGCCAGTGCCGATGCACGTGGTTTGGTGGCACAGGCCTCTGGCCTGTGCGTGCCTCCACAGGCCAGAGGCCTGTGCCACGAGCACAAACACTCAACACAACCACCGGCCACTGCTGCCGCTCTCACCGGCCGGCTTACACCGGCCGTTCGCCCAGACCTCTGCCGCCACTCGCCTGAGCACGGCGTCTACATCGCGTAGAAGTCCTCGGGCACGGTCTCGGTGGGGCGCCAGTCGATCTCGCCCGCTTCCGCGCCCTTGTACTGGAGGAACGTGGCGGTCATCGCTTCCTTGTCGAGTTCGGGCTTCTGCCCGCGCGTGTTTTGGGTCCACTCGTGCGCGGTCGCGGCGTCGAGTTCGCCGGCCTTCGACAGCCCGACGATGAGCACGAGCAGGTGCTTGCACGGCGACCCGCGCAGCCCACCGCAGATGTTCAGATTCTGCGTGCCGCAACTGTACTTGCCGTCCGACGCGAGCCGGCACGAGTACACGAGGTCCGCGTTGCCCTGGCTCTTCACCACGCCGACGAGGTGGTCCGGCGCGACCTTCGCGTACAGCCGGAACCGCTCGGC
The Gemmata palustris DNA segment above includes these coding regions:
- a CDS encoding pentapeptide repeat-containing protein encodes the protein MAKKKPAAKPAPATKKPAAKKPVPKTVVNWVEVLKSGTAGVKKWNKLTVAERKAVKLTSADLCGAELAEVNFRGLSATKLRAVGAKFVGANWVGTSFLTGDFHGADLIDANLRGFNGRDADFSEAKLVGADLWEGRFLRAKFVKADLTRANLLETDLTGTDFTDAVLTDANLAGASFDQTTKWPAGFVIPGEARWQGKSTDPRLVGKGKKAAAQDINGLMARLHTNIDEKRMKRTLDMLKKERNQIFSEIEPTMVRGIVRSQRDIDTVYSCVLTEDGTYSCGTADMAPCMGLSNEPCKHLLVLLIGLARAGQLDPATADKWVVAANKKGPRWNKTVQNHIADSFLKYKGAQAGEIDWRPTETVPEDFYAM
- a CDS encoding pentapeptide repeat-containing protein — protein: MAKKVANTRTAGALAGQTVAFVGKFGYMLDKYKDAWVKSAGGTIVPATGTFEYLVYGEGRGGKPPGDVAKIEKRVPGVTVFDVAGLARFVLPTAAEFVAAVKRTEPTYEYWSAFQALLHAAGGNFDLSNGDFRGTHLSGAKLGWAVLSGADFRDTNCEYADLATTHAINGAKFDRAKLYAATLRKVKGCSFRGADLKQTWADGATYEACDFRDATMPGVRGARSQFTGCDFRSADLSDADFTGSKFLKGDFSKADLTRVQGYGAQFTDAKFVSAKLHRADLRESSLKGADLRNADLRDAALGGADLTGANVAGADFAGAGLTGATIQGVDFSKAKNFVPPVARVAGPKAKAFAKATTGAKGFTTTAEADLGGNEHAKMCLRVGPHGLRAFASHYRDGAEVYNSIPVPTFLQGLLNLADRWPKATLRLDTVRASGSPTVRGGKLRTLAVAAWAEAFGADQATDAELTDQQKAQAAEALRQRDDLMEQLRDKGASTWHAIDFRERMRYNLRGIDLRGGRLMGLDMARRDDLRDSRFSGANLSGAKLWGSDLHSADFTNANLAGAELQFSKCEKTSFVGANLRNANLNNAKLCGTDLTGAHLEGATFENAQFDEHTLFPVGFKIPENVLWKGEGPRPGPRRAKTAPPGSMDFDAFFKGLTKKVEPARVQKATSMLKAERYQLYADLTDTHLVGVVKSQSDKDLAYSCRLASDGQFYCGTQNLRACGGLHGALCKHLLVLVIGLAKSGTLDPATADNWVSASKDHKPVIDRDAVSETFLKFKGAEAGDIDWRPTETVPEDFYTM
- a CDS encoding pentapeptide repeat-containing protein gives rise to the protein MATKKKVAPPLEIDWPATLQTGRAGVAQWNERSETARQMTKLGRGDYAGCDLAGINFGGQSVLKFQGAGVDFADATLTRGSFIEADLRGANFAGAEMTKFCARNADLTGAKLPHVSLRGGRLVGAKFVGADLSGADLTGADITGTDFSDANLTGTVFAELVFDQTTVWPAGFEIPAGAKWSPDAPDPRFNGVGEEAVAVSLDGLLARLNKVIDANRMTRTVEMLKTGTNQLFSEIEPAVVRGVVRSQREPDLVYSCLIEADGTYSCGTPDLTECMGLRGEPCKHLLVLLIGLTKAGELDAGAADRLVVAAGGKKHKWNERIVDQVSDTLLKYKGAQAGEIDWRPTETIPEDFYAM